One genomic window of Ziziphus jujuba cultivar Dongzao chromosome 4, ASM3175591v1 includes the following:
- the LOC107416275 gene encoding protein FAR-RED IMPAIRED RESPONSE 1, with amino-acid sequence MGNKQPKTIFMDEDRSMASAIEVALPKACHRLCTWHIAKNATIHLASYYGNPEFKKHFNKCFHGCYNEVEFQAAWDDMILKFNLDSHPWLKKLYALRQKWCQAFSLDTFSANIKSTQRSESTNNVFHQISTKTMDLVDFVHHYENKIEEMRLAELEEDFHCKNGMPHLRVKSGIFKHAATFEEGCKRIFKVQFSSLTSTVSCSCKLFESMGLLCCHALKVLDSKNFTCIPEQYIMKRWSKGAKKGIVASYDLSDSLDKEKKSAQSLHLSELMHQGNFVFSVGSLSDLGTKIVKQKLMEAMKILENDEETANVMGNLNKKDNQINNNVSSNECPVLNPPIIRAKGVTNARIKNSLEKRKKKSAKVGSSSQSSRPNTMSFAFLNCPFVMEVQKHNNSLMEVQKHNNGSTIYRNMPTAAARQQYSNTSSTAAPAATQKHQQHGSTSINTAAPAATMAAAAAVTASSKKQQLQHEQ; translated from the exons ATGGGAAATAAACAACCAAAGACTATCTTTATGGATGAAGATAGATCAATGGCAAGTGCAATTGAAGTTGCACTTCCAAAAGCATGCCATCGGTTATGTACTTGGCATATTGCTAAAAATGCTACTATACATCTTGCTAGCTATTATGGTAATCCAGAGTTCAAGAAGCATTTCAACAAATGCTTTCATGGTTGTTACAATGAAGTTGAATTTCAAGCTGCATGGGATGACatgattttgaaattcaatCTTGATAGTCATCCATGGCTAAAAAAGCTTTATGCACTTCGGCAAAAATGGTGTCAAGCTTTTAGCTTAGATACATTCTCAGCGAATATTAAATCCACCCAAAGAAGTGAGAGCACAAATAATGTCTTCCACCAAATTTCCACGAAAACTATGGATCTTGTGGATTTTGTACACCATTATGAgaataaaatagaagaaatgCGACTAGCTGAGTTGGAAGAAGACTTCCATTGCAAGAATGGCATGCCTCATCTCAGAGTAAAGAGTGGAATTTTTAAGCATGCAGCCA CATTTGAAGAAGGTTGCAAAAGGATCTTTAAAGTTCAGTTTAGCTCTCTTACTTCTACAGTTTCATGTTCATGtaaattatttgaatcaatGGGATTATTGTGCTGTCATGCTCTTAAAGTGCtagattcaaaaaattttacatgTATACCTGAACAATACATAATGAAGAGATGGAGCAAAGGAGCAAAAAAGGGAATTGTGGCTAGTTATGATTTGTCTGACTCACTTGATAAAGAGAAGAAATCTGCACAATCATTGCATTTGAGTGAGTTGATGCATCaaggaaattttgtttttagtgtAGGTTCCCTAAGTGATTTGGGAACAAAGATCGTCAAACAAAAGTTAATGGAAGCCATGAAGATACTTGAAAATGATGAGGAAACTGCAAATGTGATGGGAAACTTGAACAAAAAAGATAACCAGATAAATAATAATGTGTCATCCAATGAGTGTCCGGTGCTTAATCCCCCAATAATAAGAGCTAAAGGTGTGACAAATGCTCGAATAAAAAATAGCTTggagaagaggaaaaagaaaagtgcaAAAGTTGGGAGTTCATCTCAATCTTCAAGGCCTAATACTATGAGTTTtg CTTTCCTCAACTGTCCCTTTGTGATGGAGGTGCAGAAACACAATAACAGTTTGATGGAGGTGCAGAAACACAACAACGGCAGCACGATATACAGAAACATGCCAACAGCAGCAGCACGGCAGCAATACAGCAACACCAGCAGCAcggcagcaccagcagcaacacagAAGCACCAACAGCACGGCAGCACCAGCATCAATAcagcagcaccagcagcaacaatggcagcagcagcagcagtaaCAGCAAGCTCAAAGAAGCAACAACTTCAGCATGAACAGTAA
- the LOC107416277 gene encoding large ribosomal subunit protein eL8y, with protein sequence MAPKKGGKATVAAKKRPEKVVNPLFEKRTKQFGIGGALPPKKDLTRFVKWPHVVQIQRKRRILKQRLKVPPAINQFTKTLDKNTATNLFKLLLKYRPEDKAAKKERLLKRAQAEADGKSVETKKPIVVKYGLNHVTYLIEQNKAQLVIIAHDVDPIELVVWLPALCRKMEVPYAIVKGKSRLGAIVHKKTAAALCLTSVKNEDKLEFSRILEAVKANFNDKYEEHRKKWGGGIMGSKSLAKTKARERVLAKEAAQRMS encoded by the exons ATG GCTCCCAAAAAAGGTGGGAAGGCCACTGTTGCTGCAAAGAAGCGTCCC GAAAAGGTTGTAAACCCCTTGTTTGAGAAGAGAACAAAGCAATTTGGTATTGGTGGTGCACTGCCACCAAAGAAGGATTTGACTAGATTCGTCAAATGGCCTCATGTTGTTCAAATTCAGAGAAAAAGGAGGATTCTCAAGCAGCGTTTGAAGGTTCCTCCAGCTATTAATCAGTTCACAAAAACGCTTGACAAGAACACTG CTACAAATCTTTTCAAGTTATTGCTTAAATATAGACCTGAGGACAAGGCTGCTAAGAAAGAAAGACTTCTGAAAAGAGCACAAGCTGAAGCTGATGGGAAGAGTGTAGAGACAAAGAAACCCATCGTTGTGAAATATGGGCTTAATCATGTTACCTACCTCATTGAGCAG AACAAGGCACAGTTAGTGATCATTGCACATGATGTTGACCCAATTGAGCTTGTTGTTTGGTTACCTGCTTTATGCCGAAAAATGGAGGTCCCATATGCAATTGTGAAGGGCAAGTCGCGGCTTGGAGCA ATTGTCCATAAGAAGACAGCTGCAGCTTTGTGCCTCACTTCAGTTAAGAATGAAGATAAGTTGGAGTTTAGTAGGATTCTGGAGGCAGTTAAG GCTAACTTTAATGACAAGTATGAGGAGCACCGTAAGAAATGGGGAGGTGGCATCATGGGTTCCAAATCCCTGGCCAAGACCAAAGCAAGGGAGAGAGTATTGGCTAAGGAGGCTGCCCAAAGAATGTCTTGA